One genomic segment of Chitinophaga sancti includes these proteins:
- a CDS encoding acyltransferase: protein MNDRQHITGFDFIRPIAALSVVWIHGCAGSILTKRLNPLNAYAVPVFIAISMFLFAWQIIGKGRRNFREMLVTRIQRLMIPFFLWTLIYLGIRIFKARFIHEPFEMKWIETFVFKGSSYQLWYLPNLFYLSLLFFPLLNVAVRNRKIANVVIFFIVCISAIVLWYTPSDIKQADWFTRHILLYFVPSLISASIGMLFYINYEKVKEMYGTSLYILVPIWAVALFFAQLFMPHVLTGLAFVAVLFPLLLFQVNGSYPGMMALSRNSMGIYLIHGVFLEGIKTGMQLIHHPVQGLVLTLGSIIVTYLLSFGVSEILSKNDILRKYLMGN from the coding sequence ATGAACGACAGGCAGCACATTACGGGGTTTGATTTTATCAGGCCTATCGCCGCTTTAAGTGTTGTATGGATACATGGTTGTGCCGGTAGTATACTGACGAAAAGGTTGAACCCGTTGAATGCTTATGCGGTACCGGTATTTATCGCCATTTCAATGTTTCTCTTTGCCTGGCAGATCATCGGAAAGGGGCGCCGAAACTTTAGAGAAATGCTGGTGACCCGCATCCAGCGACTGATGATTCCTTTCTTTTTGTGGACACTGATTTACCTGGGTATTAGAATATTTAAAGCAAGGTTTATACACGAGCCTTTTGAAATGAAGTGGATAGAGACGTTCGTGTTCAAAGGCAGTTCTTACCAGTTGTGGTACCTGCCCAACCTTTTCTACCTCAGTCTCCTGTTTTTTCCTTTATTGAATGTGGCTGTGCGAAACCGGAAGATAGCAAATGTGGTCATCTTCTTTATTGTGTGCATATCTGCTATTGTGTTATGGTATACACCTTCTGATATCAAGCAGGCCGATTGGTTTACCAGGCATATCCTGTTGTACTTTGTGCCTTCGCTGATTTCAGCATCGATAGGGATGTTGTTTTACATCAACTATGAAAAGGTGAAAGAGATGTATGGCACCAGCTTATACATACTGGTACCAATATGGGCAGTGGCGTTGTTTTTTGCACAGCTGTTTATGCCACATGTATTGACTGGATTGGCTTTTGTAGCGGTGTTGTTTCCATTGCTGCTATTCCAGGTAAATGGTAGTTATCCGGGTATGATGGCATTGTCCAGGAATTCAATGGGCATTTACCTGATACATGGTGTGTTTCTGGAAGGGATTAAAACAGGCATGCAGCTCATCCATCATCCTGTACAGGGACTGGTACTGACACTGGGATCCATTATTGTGACTTACCTGCTCAGCTTTGGTGTTTCTGAGATCTTATCAAAGAATGACATTTTGAGAAAGTACCTGATGGGCAATTAA
- a CDS encoding glycosyltransferase translates to MIGILQPYIPHYREEFFNMLKEQLPMDLYCYEKQADIGKHHFKEGNTGIIPLRAFMKGPFVLYNPFPLLNRKYKVLVLMLNFGHLSTWLILLLKPFIKQKIVLWGHGISVKRYVKEEKKPHLLLRWMIGLSDGVWFYTKKELEVWKPFMPKMNGHALNNTISGVDAILELNMADKQSLRERYGITQQRVLIYCARFNEPGRRVDLLVELIERLSPEGFAFVIIGDGRLKPDFSGYTHVHDFGALYDRKVKDELFSMADIYFQPGWVGLSIVEAMSYGKPVFTFKRSESVLQCVEYSYIRHGHNGMIFESMAECVDTLSLSTEKEIGRMGENARAYVRKELTMDTMADNAVTAIRHISSPKPVLHEDAK, encoded by the coding sequence ATGATCGGCATTTTGCAACCATATATACCTCACTACAGGGAGGAGTTTTTCAACATGCTGAAGGAGCAGTTGCCAATGGACCTGTATTGTTATGAGAAGCAGGCCGATATTGGCAAGCATCATTTCAAAGAGGGAAATACCGGCATTATTCCTTTGCGTGCATTTATGAAAGGACCATTCGTTTTGTATAATCCTTTCCCGTTGCTGAACAGGAAATACAAAGTACTGGTGCTGATGCTGAACTTTGGTCACCTGAGCACCTGGCTGATCCTGTTACTGAAGCCTTTCATCAAACAAAAAATTGTGTTGTGGGGACATGGAATTTCTGTAAAGCGATATGTGAAGGAAGAAAAGAAACCGCACCTGTTACTGCGCTGGATGATTGGCTTGTCTGATGGTGTGTGGTTCTATACAAAGAAAGAACTAGAAGTGTGGAAACCGTTTATGCCGAAGATGAATGGACATGCATTAAATAATACGATCTCTGGTGTGGATGCCATTCTCGAATTGAATATGGCTGATAAGCAATCTTTGAGAGAAAGATATGGTATAACCCAGCAACGGGTGCTCATATACTGTGCAAGATTCAATGAGCCGGGCAGACGGGTAGATCTGCTGGTAGAGCTGATAGAAAGATTGTCACCTGAAGGTTTCGCATTTGTAATCATCGGTGATGGCCGATTGAAACCAGATTTCTCCGGGTATACACATGTTCATGATTTTGGGGCACTGTATGACAGAAAGGTGAAGGATGAGTTGTTCAGCATGGCGGATATTTATTTTCAGCCGGGATGGGTGGGCTTATCAATTGTAGAAGCGATGTCTTACGGTAAGCCGGTATTTACATTCAAACGTTCTGAGTCTGTATTGCAATGTGTGGAATACAGCTATATCAGACACGGTCACAATGGAATGATCTTCGAGAGCATGGCGGAATGTGTAGATACATTGTCGCTCTCAACAGAAAAAGAAATAGGCAGAATGGGCGAGAATGCCCGCGCTTATGTAAGGAAAGAATTAACCATGGATACAATGGCGGATAATGCAGTGACCGCCATCCGACATATTTCTTCACCCAAGCCTGTACTGCATGAAGACGCAAAATAA
- a CDS encoding XrtY-associated glycosyltransferase XYAG1 encodes MMKILFIVPSYKPAFIYGGPIVVIARLAERLVSLGHEVTVFTTTANGHQELEVPLKTPVQVDGVTVYYFPRITGDHTHVSPALWKHTWKTAKSFDVVHIHSWWSFLVLGASLMCRLRGIKPVLSPHGMFCDYVLTAKNQAKKKVLHNVIGKSLLKHTYLHTSSPMEWNECLRIHNGWQGAKIFNLVDLPVVDCPRQENEVFTISFLSRVDPKKGLDILLIALSQVPFRYKLQIAGSGEEAYVAELKSIVTKLNMEDHVEWVGWKNSETKFPFLANTDLFALTSHNENFAIVVIESLYVGTPVLISNNVGLSGYVEQNRLGWITGIEDIEEVRAKLTLAYNDKLERNRITATAKDIINRDFNENKLAGDYVTLYQSSGTAKKVI; translated from the coding sequence ATGATGAAAATCTTATTTATTGTTCCTTCTTACAAGCCGGCTTTTATATACGGCGGGCCCATTGTAGTGATTGCCAGATTGGCTGAGAGATTGGTAAGCCTTGGGCATGAGGTGACTGTATTCACTACAACTGCGAACGGTCATCAGGAATTAGAGGTGCCTTTAAAGACACCTGTGCAGGTGGATGGTGTAACAGTGTACTACTTTCCAAGAATAACAGGCGATCATACACATGTATCTCCTGCTTTGTGGAAACATACCTGGAAAACAGCGAAGTCATTTGATGTGGTACATATACATTCATGGTGGAGTTTCCTTGTATTAGGTGCTTCGCTCATGTGCAGACTGAGAGGCATCAAACCGGTACTTTCTCCGCATGGTATGTTCTGCGATTATGTACTGACGGCTAAGAACCAGGCAAAGAAAAAAGTATTGCACAATGTAATCGGCAAAAGTTTACTCAAGCATACTTATCTGCATACTTCTTCGCCTATGGAGTGGAATGAGTGTCTGCGCATCCATAACGGCTGGCAGGGGGCAAAGATCTTTAACCTGGTAGACTTGCCAGTGGTAGACTGTCCCCGTCAGGAGAATGAAGTATTTACTATCAGCTTTTTGTCTCGTGTAGATCCTAAGAAGGGGTTGGACATTTTGCTCATTGCCTTATCCCAAGTGCCTTTCAGATATAAATTACAGATAGCAGGTTCAGGTGAGGAAGCGTATGTGGCAGAACTGAAATCGATCGTTACTAAACTGAATATGGAAGATCATGTAGAGTGGGTAGGCTGGAAGAATTCAGAAACGAAATTCCCTTTCCTTGCAAATACAGATCTGTTTGCCCTCACTTCGCACAATGAAAACTTTGCGATTGTAGTGATCGAGTCTTTGTACGTAGGTACACCGGTATTGATCAGTAACAATGTGGGCTTGTCTGGCTATGTAGAACAAAACAGGCTGGGATGGATCACAGGTATTGAAGACATTGAAGAGGTAAGAGCGAAGCTGACCCTGGCTTACAACGATAAGCTGGAACGCAACCGCATTACGGCTACTGCGAAGGATATCATCAACAGGGATTTTAATGAGAACAAGCTGGCAGGAGATTATGTCACCTTGTATCAAAGTTCAGGAACAGCGAAAAAGGTAATATAA
- a CDS encoding glycosyltransferase family 2 protein, giving the protein MDLAVIILTYNEEKHIGRCLESMRQVSDEIYIVDAFSTDGTVAIAESYGAKVFQHTWVNYAQQFQWGLDNCGIQASWVMRMDSDEYLEPALIAEINEKVQGLPAEVSGVYIRRKVLFKGKWIRHGGFYPHNLLRIWRNRIGSIEQRWMDEHIVLSEGKTAQFKEHIVDYNLNAIHWWVNKHNNYAIREMVDLLNIKYGLLSADKRLLEMESTQAKKKRFLKERVYSSLSPGMRASFYFMYRYILRFGFMDGYHGFVFHFMQGYWYRLLVDVNLEEFERKLNGDKGKEKMLAVLKEDYNIVLN; this is encoded by the coding sequence ATGGATCTGGCAGTCATTATTCTTACATACAATGAAGAGAAGCATATCGGTCGCTGTCTGGAAAGCATGCGACAGGTATCGGATGAGATTTATATCGTAGATGCATTTTCTACGGATGGTACGGTAGCGATTGCAGAGAGCTATGGTGCAAAGGTGTTTCAGCACACATGGGTGAATTATGCGCAGCAGTTTCAATGGGGACTGGATAACTGTGGTATTCAGGCGTCATGGGTAATGCGCATGGACAGTGATGAATACCTGGAACCGGCATTGATTGCAGAGATCAATGAAAAAGTACAGGGACTGCCAGCAGAAGTAAGTGGTGTTTACATTCGCAGAAAGGTATTGTTCAAAGGCAAGTGGATCAGGCATGGTGGTTTCTATCCACACAACCTGCTGCGCATCTGGCGAAATAGAATAGGCAGTATAGAGCAGCGGTGGATGGATGAACATATTGTACTGTCCGAAGGAAAGACAGCACAGTTCAAAGAGCACATTGTGGATTACAACCTGAATGCGATACACTGGTGGGTGAACAAGCATAATAACTATGCCATCCGTGAGATGGTTGACCTGCTGAATATTAAATACGGCCTGCTGAGTGCAGATAAGCGATTGCTGGAAATGGAGAGCACGCAGGCGAAGAAAAAACGGTTCCTGAAGGAGCGGGTATATTCTTCTTTATCACCGGGTATGCGGGCTTCCTTTTACTTCATGTACAGGTACATTTTACGATTCGGATTTATGGACGGGTATCATGGATTTGTGTTTCACTTTATGCAGGGGTATTGGTATCGCCTACTGGTAGATGTGAACCTGGAAGAGTTTGAACGGAAGCTGAATGGAGATAAAGGGAAAGAAAAGATGCTTGCTGTGCTGAAGGAGGATTATAATATCGTGCTTAATTAA
- a CDS encoding VanZ family protein, which translates to MKRTFYSITYFVGLFYIVFWAPWRKGVKLSDAERLRLHPIVDSVKELFDTHGGTWLVHAFYFFGNLFGNIVLFLPFAFVMMQVFNMKRVVKIAVLAFLLSLAIEIIQYYTESGVADVDDVLLNTTGAIAGVYLCRFFQNKSNTSYTDEHRSIQV; encoded by the coding sequence ATGAAAAGGACCTTTTATAGTATTACGTATTTCGTGGGGCTGTTTTATATCGTGTTTTGGGCGCCGTGGAGAAAAGGAGTGAAGTTGTCAGATGCAGAGCGATTGCGATTACACCCGATCGTGGATAGTGTGAAGGAGTTGTTTGACACACATGGAGGTACGTGGTTGGTCCATGCTTTCTATTTCTTCGGCAACCTGTTTGGTAATATCGTGTTGTTCCTGCCATTTGCATTTGTGATGATGCAGGTATTCAATATGAAGCGTGTAGTGAAGATAGCCGTATTAGCATTTTTGTTAAGCCTTGCCATTGAAATCATACAGTATTATACAGAAAGTGGAGTCGCTGATGTTGACGATGTATTGCTCAATACGACTGGCGCAATAGCTGGAGTTTATTTATGCCGCTTTTTTCAAAACAAATCAAATACTTCATACACCGATGAACACAGATCTATCCAGGTTTAA
- a CDS encoding WcaF family extracellular polysaccharide biosynthesis acetyltransferase gives MNTDLSRFNTGNYAAGPKWKIGLWYLVNYYIFNSALPWPYGIKRRLLRSFGAKVGKGLVIKTKVRIKYPWKLEIGDHCWIGESVWIDNLDEVRIGDHVCISQGAMLLTGNHDYKRSDFPYRLGGIRIEDGVWIGAQSVVCPGIVCGSHAVLTVKSVAAKDMDAWLVYAGNPAISVRKREILA, from the coding sequence ATGAACACAGATCTATCCAGGTTTAACACAGGCAACTATGCAGCCGGACCCAAGTGGAAAATCGGATTATGGTACCTGGTTAACTATTACATTTTTAACAGTGCTTTGCCATGGCCCTATGGCATTAAGCGGAGGCTGTTGCGCTCATTTGGCGCGAAGGTGGGCAAAGGTCTTGTGATCAAGACCAAGGTGAGGATCAAATATCCGTGGAAGCTCGAAATTGGTGATCACTGCTGGATTGGAGAGAGTGTTTGGATCGACAATCTGGATGAGGTGCGTATTGGCGATCATGTGTGTATATCACAAGGGGCCATGTTGCTGACGGGTAATCACGATTACAAACGTAGTGATTTTCCTTACAGACTGGGTGGTATCAGGATAGAAGATGGGGTGTGGATTGGTGCGCAGTCAGTAGTGTGCCCTGGTATTGTATGCGGCTCCCATGCTGTACTGACGGTGAAGTCAGTCGCAGCGAAGGATATGGATGCCTGGCTTGTTTATGCAGGGAACCCTGCTATTTCAGTACGTAAAAGAGAGATTTTAGCATAG
- a CDS encoding WcaI family glycosyltransferase has translation MSKRILLIGGNFSPEPTGIGKYNGEMMKWLADNGYDCTVITSYPYYPEWKVQPPYDRKKNWYTKEKQGNLTVYRCPQYVPAKPTGKTRIMLDFSFAVSAFFKLLTLLPRKKYDVVITVVPPFHLGLLAVIYKKLRGAKVFYHIQDMQIEAARDLKLITSPKLINILFKMERYIFRQADMVGSISDGMMKKIQEKAKKDIFFFPNWVDVNKFHPIEERLLLKTEYGFAATDKIVLYSGAIGEKQGLESILLAAQALRGDRHLKFLICGSGPYKERLVAQAQEMGLENVIFFPLQPFERFNHFLNMADVHLVIQKANASDLVMPSKLTTILAVGGLALITANSGTSLHDLVSAHNMGILVDAEDQQALNEGILRSVSEDVSVIAGNGRAYAENYLAVGRIMGRFEEHVVVG, from the coding sequence ATGTCCAAACGAATATTATTGATAGGCGGGAACTTTTCACCGGAACCTACCGGGATAGGGAAATACAATGGTGAGATGATGAAATGGCTGGCGGATAACGGGTATGACTGTACAGTGATCACCAGTTACCCATATTACCCGGAGTGGAAGGTGCAGCCACCTTACGACAGGAAAAAGAACTGGTATACGAAAGAGAAACAGGGCAACCTGACGGTATACCGATGTCCGCAATATGTGCCGGCAAAACCTACGGGCAAAACGAGGATCATGCTCGACTTTTCATTTGCCGTATCTGCATTTTTTAAGTTGCTGACATTGTTGCCCCGGAAGAAGTATGATGTTGTGATTACGGTAGTTCCTCCTTTCCATCTGGGATTGCTGGCGGTGATCTATAAGAAACTGAGAGGTGCGAAAGTGTTCTATCATATACAGGATATGCAGATAGAAGCAGCGAGAGACCTGAAGCTGATTACTTCGCCAAAGCTGATCAATATACTCTTCAAAATGGAGCGATATATTTTCAGGCAGGCAGATATGGTGGGCAGTATTTCGGATGGTATGATGAAGAAGATCCAGGAAAAGGCGAAGAAAGATATTTTCTTCTTTCCGAACTGGGTGGATGTAAACAAGTTTCATCCTATTGAAGAGCGGTTGTTGTTGAAAACAGAATACGGCTTTGCTGCGACGGATAAGATTGTGTTGTATTCAGGTGCGATCGGGGAGAAACAGGGGTTGGAATCCATTCTGCTGGCCGCACAGGCATTGAGGGGAGACAGACATCTTAAATTTCTGATCTGTGGGTCAGGACCATACAAAGAGCGGTTAGTGGCGCAGGCGCAGGAGATGGGATTGGAGAATGTGATCTTTTTCCCTTTGCAACCATTTGAGCGGTTTAATCACTTCCTGAATATGGCCGATGTACATCTTGTGATACAAAAAGCAAATGCCAGTGACCTGGTTATGCCAAGCAAGCTTACGACAATTTTAGCAGTGGGTGGTCTGGCATTGATAACGGCCAATAGCGGCACGAGCTTGCATGACCTGGTGTCTGCACATAATATGGGGATACTGGTAGATGCAGAAGATCAACAGGCCCTCAACGAAGGGATACTTCGGTCAGTGAGTGAAGATGTGAGCGTGATAGCAGGAAACGGCAGAGCGTACGCAGAGAATTATTTGGCAGTCGGGAGGATTATGGGGCGATTCGAAGAACATGTAGTAGTAGGATAA
- a CDS encoding undecaprenyl-phosphate glucose phosphotransferase, whose amino-acid sequence MLNRYLKICSIQILIMDFFCLNAFFFFVSYWLQQKEVPVHLDRDTFLLASNIAWVIALYTTGIYFMSQQMSYEKIARKTIQGILLYLLLILLFVFLNKEAYNRIFIITYCSLFLIIVLADRLFFYMLTHYLMRRKEIERKVVIVGYNDLSKQLVDNLLGRKSNLRFEGYFEEYNNVHELSYYPVIGNLQECINYAQSNNIREIYSTLSPEQFPYLYTLAHEAEKHFIRFRFVPDFRMFVNRQIYIDYLDNIPIISLRSEPLDDIANRIRKRFFDLVFSLGVTVFLLSWLIPLLALLVKLESRGPVFFIQNRTGRNNKTFRCLKFRSMYVNNDANSKQATRNDKRFTRLGKFMRKTNLDEMPQFLNVLWGDMSIVGPRPHMLKHTEEYSAIIQKYMIRHFLKPGITGWAQVNGYRGEITDDLHLSKRIEHDIWYMENWSVYFDLKIIFLTVFNTIRGDKNAF is encoded by the coding sequence ATGTTGAACCGTTATTTAAAAATATGCAGCATTCAGATCCTGATTATGGATTTCTTTTGTCTGAATGCTTTTTTCTTCTTTGTTTCTTACTGGTTACAACAAAAAGAGGTACCAGTACACCTGGATAGAGATACTTTTTTACTCGCTTCAAATATTGCGTGGGTTATTGCGTTGTATACTACGGGTATTTATTTTATGAGTCAGCAGATGTCTTATGAAAAGATAGCCAGGAAAACGATTCAGGGTATTTTGCTTTACCTGCTCTTAATATTGTTATTTGTATTTTTAAATAAAGAAGCCTATAACCGAATCTTCATCATTACATATTGTTCGCTTTTCCTCATCATTGTATTGGCAGACAGGCTTTTCTTTTATATGCTGACGCATTACCTGATGCGGCGCAAGGAAATCGAGCGGAAGGTGGTGATCGTGGGTTATAACGACCTTTCCAAGCAATTGGTTGATAACCTGCTGGGTAGAAAGAGCAATCTCCGTTTTGAGGGTTATTTTGAAGAATACAACAATGTACATGAGCTGTCATATTATCCCGTTATCGGCAACTTGCAGGAGTGCATCAATTATGCACAGTCAAATAACATCAGGGAGATCTATTCTACTTTATCACCTGAGCAGTTTCCTTACCTGTATACATTGGCCCATGAAGCAGAGAAACATTTTATCCGTTTTCGCTTTGTCCCTGATTTCAGGATGTTTGTAAACAGGCAGATCTACATTGATTACCTGGATAACATTCCTATTATTTCACTGCGGTCAGAGCCGCTGGATGATATTGCAAACAGGATCAGGAAGCGTTTCTTTGACCTGGTATTCAGCTTAGGGGTGACGGTCTTTTTACTGAGCTGGCTGATACCTTTACTGGCGCTGCTGGTGAAGTTGGAAAGCAGGGGACCTGTATTCTTTATCCAGAACAGAACCGGTCGAAATAACAAAACATTCCGTTGTCTGAAGTTCAGAAGTATGTATGTAAACAATGATGCGAACAGTAAGCAGGCGACGAGAAATGACAAGCGATTTACCAGATTGGGAAAATTCATGAGAAAGACGAACCTCGATGAGATGCCACAATTCCTGAATGTGTTGTGGGGAGATATGTCGATTGTAGGTCCGAGACCGCATATGCTGAAGCATACAGAAGAATATTCGGCGATTATTCAGAAGTATATGATCAGGCATTTCTTAAAACCGGGTATTACGGGCTGGGCGCAGGTAAACGGTTACAGGGGGGAGATTACAGACGATCTGCATCTGAGTAAGCGAATAGAACATGACATCTGGTATATGGAAAACTGGTCGGTGTATTTTGATTTGAAGATCATTTTCCTGACAGTATTCAATACCATCAGAGGAGATAAAAATGCGTTTTAA
- a CDS encoding acyltransferase family protein, with product MIIMHHVVTRGLRLRELGTGGYIPTSSTAFQLLLNSFLIVAVNTYVFISGYFQIRFKVKSFFALFFQALVYSVLLYLLFVVTGQAPFDKGTFITTFFFIYKGWWFVPVFLVLYAISPILNKGLNAMSKGQLIWILLILLVFCNIKYIPGNFISDRGFGICNFIFIYILAYFCRYYVPVIRVPWLWYILCCLVTFALAYTAFRMGKYDKAWNVYNYNSPFIILAAVSLFYTFRNISIRSGFINSISTLVFGTYLIHEQRNVCFVISDFVVYLDSIIHNDVELFSSLLGVGIVVFVVGISIEKLRQLVCDPIVDAIFRIPIVQKISAVW from the coding sequence ATGATCATAATGCATCATGTGGTGACAAGAGGATTAAGATTGAGAGAGCTGGGCACAGGGGGGTATATACCTACTTCTTCTACAGCGTTCCAGTTATTACTGAATAGTTTTCTGATTGTGGCTGTGAATACTTATGTTTTCATCTCCGGCTATTTTCAGATCAGGTTCAAAGTAAAATCATTCTTTGCATTATTCTTCCAGGCACTGGTGTATTCTGTGCTATTGTACCTGTTGTTTGTAGTTACAGGGCAGGCACCTTTTGATAAGGGCACTTTTATTACCACGTTCTTTTTTATTTATAAAGGATGGTGGTTTGTCCCGGTGTTCTTAGTGTTGTATGCTATATCTCCGATATTGAATAAAGGACTGAATGCGATGAGTAAAGGACAGCTGATATGGATACTGCTCATCCTGCTGGTGTTCTGTAATATTAAATACATTCCGGGGAACTTCATTTCCGATCGGGGATTTGGGATCTGTAATTTCATCTTTATTTATATACTGGCTTATTTTTGTCGTTATTATGTGCCGGTAATCAGAGTGCCCTGGTTGTGGTATATCCTGTGCTGTCTTGTGACCTTTGCACTGGCTTATACAGCATTCAGAATGGGGAAATATGATAAGGCATGGAATGTGTATAACTACAATAGTCCGTTCATCATCCTGGCAGCGGTATCCCTGTTTTATACATTCAGGAATATATCTATTAGAAGTGGATTTATTAATTCAATCTCTACGCTGGTATTTGGAACGTATCTGATACATGAGCAGCGCAATGTTTGTTTTGTGATAAGTGACTTTGTGGTGTATCTGGACAGTATTATACATAATGATGTGGAATTGTTCAGCAGTTTGCTGGGTGTAGGGATCGTAGTGTTTGTAGTGGGTATCAGTATAGAAAAGTTGCGGCAGTTGGTATGTGATCCAATAGTAGATGCTATATTTAGAATACCTATTGTACAGAAGATATCAGCAGTATGGTAG
- a CDS encoding malate:quinone oxidoreductase, whose product MSPKSAPDIVLIGAGIMSATLGVLLKELQPELTIEIFERLDVIAGESSDAWNNAGTGHSAFCELNYTPEKKDGSIDIGKAIKIAESFEISKEFWSFLVQAGCVNSPGNFIQSVPHMSFVWGENNVEYLKKRQQALSANNLFKGMEFSEDPAVIKNWIPLVMEGRDPNEKVAATRMEAGTDINFGALTRSLIAYLQQQPGVHLHLEHEVKDLEQGEDGRWRLKVKDLKNGKKRTLQAKFVFIGAGGGSLPLLEKSDIIEGKGFGGFPVSGQWLVCKNQAIVEKHAAKVYGKASVGAPPMSVPHLDTRMIDGKKALLFGPYAGFSTKFLKKGSWLDLPRSIKFNNIRPMLAAGLDNLPLTKYLIDQVRQSPEERLEALKDFLPEAKMEDWELEVAGQRVQVIKKDPEHGGILEFGTEVVSSADGSIAALLGASPGASTAVSIMLELLNKCFKKELATEAWRNKLLQMIPSYGKKLADEPDMLEQVRSWANNVLELK is encoded by the coding sequence ATGTCTCCTAAATCGGCGCCTGACATCGTACTGATCGGTGCGGGCATAATGAGTGCAACGCTAGGCGTATTGCTGAAAGAATTACAACCGGAGCTGACAATAGAAATCTTCGAACGACTGGACGTGATCGCCGGAGAAAGCTCAGATGCCTGGAACAATGCTGGTACAGGCCATTCTGCTTTCTGTGAGCTGAACTACACACCAGAAAAGAAGGACGGATCTATCGACATCGGAAAAGCGATCAAGATTGCAGAATCTTTTGAAATCTCAAAAGAGTTCTGGTCGTTCCTCGTGCAGGCAGGTTGCGTAAACTCGCCGGGCAATTTCATACAGAGCGTACCTCACATGAGCTTTGTATGGGGAGAGAACAACGTAGAATATCTCAAGAAACGTCAACAGGCGCTTTCTGCAAATAATCTCTTCAAAGGCATGGAATTTTCCGAAGACCCTGCGGTGATCAAAAACTGGATCCCCCTGGTAATGGAAGGTCGTGACCCTAACGAAAAAGTAGCAGCTACCCGTATGGAAGCTGGTACTGATATCAACTTCGGTGCCCTCACCCGTTCTCTCATCGCTTATCTGCAACAACAACCTGGTGTACATCTTCACCTCGAACACGAAGTGAAAGACCTGGAACAGGGCGAAGATGGTAGATGGAGATTGAAAGTGAAGGATCTGAAAAATGGTAAAAAAAGAACATTACAGGCGAAATTTGTATTCATCGGCGCTGGTGGAGGTTCCCTTCCACTGCTGGAAAAATCAGATATCATAGAAGGTAAAGGCTTCGGTGGATTCCCTGTAAGCGGACAGTGGCTGGTTTGTAAAAACCAGGCAATTGTTGAAAAGCATGCAGCTAAGGTATATGGTAAAGCTTCTGTAGGTGCACCGCCAATGTCGGTACCTCACCTCGATACCCGTATGATCGATGGCAAGAAGGCATTGCTGTTCGGACCTTATGCAGGTTTCTCTACCAAATTCCTGAAAAAAGGTTCGTGGCTGGATTTACCCCGCTCTATCAAGTTCAATAATATCCGTCCGATGCTGGCTGCTGGCCTTGATAACCTTCCTTTGACAAAATACCTGATTGACCAGGTACGTCAGTCACCGGAAGAAAGGCTGGAAGCATTAAAGGATTTTCTGCCTGAGGCGAAGATGGAAGATTGGGAACTGGAAGTAGCCGGACAGCGTGTACAGGTGATCAAGAAAGATCCGGAGCATGGTGGGATCCTGGAATTTGGTACAGAAGTGGTAAGTTCCGCCGATGGTAGTATTGCTGCATTGCTGGGAGCTTCTCCTGGTGCAAGTACAGCGGTGTCTATTATGTTGGAATTGCTGAATAAGTGCTTTAAGAAGGAGTTGGCGACAGAAGCATGGAGGAATAAGTTGCTGCAGATGATTCCGTCTTATGGGAAGAAGCTGGCGGATGAACCTGATATGCTGGAACAGGTGAGGTCATGGGCGAATAATGTTTTAGAATTGAAATAA